One Leptolyngbya subtilissima AS-A7 genomic window, GCTCCAGGGCAAACTCAGAGTCAGCCCCTACGTTGCGATCGTAGACTTCGCCGTAGTTGCCCACCTGGGTAATCACCTTCACCATGAAGTCGTTGGGCAACCCCATATCGGTGCCCAGAGTGCCCTCTTGACCCAGGAAGCGAGCGATATCCGGGTTTTCAGTGGCTTCAAAGGTGGCAATATTCTCAGAGGTAATGCCAAACTCTTCGGCCTGAATCAACCCATAGGTGACCCATTTGACGACGTCGTACCAGCTGGAGTCGTTGTTGGTGGTCACAGGGCCCAGAGGCTCTTTAGACATGGTGACTTCGAGCAGGGTATGCTCGTCGGGGTTGGGCAGGGTGCTGCGGCGGGCCACCAGCTGCGATTTGTCAGAGGTCATGCCCTCGCAGCGACCTTCGTCATAGGCAGCATAGGCGGCATCAGCATCTTGAAATACCACCGGTTCAAAATCGACCCCGAGCTGACGCATTTGGTCAGTCAGGTTGAGCTCAGTGGTGGTACCGGTTTCCACACAGATGGCCTTACCGGCGAAATCTTCCAAACCAGCGATACCGCTGTCTGCACGCACCAACATCCCCTGACCATCGAAGAAGGTAGTGGGCGCAAACTCAAGGCCCACGCTGGTGTCACGGCTGATGGTCCAGGTGGTGTTGCGCGAGAGCATATCAACTTCACCCCCCGAGAGAGCCGTAAAGCGCTCAGTCGAGTCTAAACGGCGATATTCTACGGCTTCGGCATCGCCCAAAACGGCGGCGGCTACGGCCTTGCAAATGTCGACGTCGAGACCAGTGTAGGTGCCGCTTTCATCCACAAAGCTAAAGCCTGGAATACCACCATCCACGCCACAAATTAGCTGTCCACGCCCTTTAACAACGTCAAGACGGCCACCACCAGCAGGAGCGGCCTCCCCATCGGCGTTGGTGGTAGTGGTTCCGCCACCACAGGCGGCCAGCGTTAGCCCGAGGGCAGCTGCAAGAAAACCCCACTTGCGCATGAATCAATCCTCACTCACAAAAGACACTGCAAAACTTATACCCAAACCGTTGGAGTGTTGCACTTGGTTAACACTCCAACGGTTTGGGTTTTCATTTTGCATCAAAGATAACAATATACTGGCGGGGAATCCAAACCCTCCCGGATCCATCTACTTGACGGTTTAGGAGAGCCTCAACACTCGCGCCTAGTGAAATTGGTTTAGTGCTCCTGCGCCAGGTCGCGAATCAGAGGAATTTTGTTGCGAATGTAGTGATGCAGCTGATCGGTTTCGGCCTGGTTGATTGGCTGCTGCCCAGTGAATTGCTCTAACAGCCAGCACACTAAACCGTTGTCATCTAGGGCGAGAAGATGACTGCCCTGGGACCGTTCTACCAAAGACCACAGGTGTCTCAGAAGCTGAGGGTTCATAGCAGCTGTTAATAATTTCTTTAGATTTATATTAGTGCACTAGCCTTCTGGCGCAAGAGGACTAATAAATTATTAATATTTCCTAAGAGTGCCATAGCCAGCATCTATCTAAGGGGCGAAGTTCTTTTGGGCTCAACGGGGGTGGCCCAAACCGTTGGGCGGGCGACGGTGCAGATGCCTTCCACAGCGATGCCGCTGCGTCGCAGAACCTGGGCCGCAGACTGAGCAGTAGCCCCAGTGGTAAAGATATCGTCGAGCAGCCATACCGTAGATCGTTGGAGAGTCTTGATGTGGGCTGGGGCGACGGCAAAGGCCTGAGCTAGATTTTGCTGACGGCTGAGGCGGTTGAGGCTGTGCTGAGCCTGCGTGGACTGCACGCGCAAGAGGCCATGGCTGTATAGCGGCAGCCCAGTTAGCCGACAAAACCACTGGCCGATCAGGTCGGCTTGGTTAAAGCCCCGCTGCTGCAATCGGGTGGGGTGGAGGGGAATGGGGACGATCGCCACCGGGCGAGACGATGCCCTAGAGCCAGGGTTGTGATCAAGCCAGGTTTGCCCCAGCTCGGTGCCCAAAAACTGAGCTAGGCCAGTGTGGCCACTGTATTTGAGGCTGCCGATGGCCTGGCGCAGGCTGTCTTCGTAACGTCCCCAGCTCAGTACCGCCAAATCTGGAATACTGCGATCGCAGGGCGTTGGCGCCTGGCACTGCTGCACCTGGCGACAGCAGCTGGGGCAGAGCACTGCGGGCGTCGCTCGCTGACACAGAGGGCAGGGCTCGGCCAAAAACAGGCTGAGCATCTGGCGTTTGCCCTGGCTGAGCCAGGTCTGAACGGAGGAGCGGCTGTGCATGCGATCTGCCCTAATAGCTAAATGGCCGAGATGGCGCTGGATCTATTGTCGGAGCCACAGCGGGCCGGGGCGAGGGTAGAAATAGGGATCTCCGTTGGGAAAGCATCATTCCCACTAGCAAGGTAGAGGGCGAAGACGATGGCCATCGCGTAAACTCATAGATATAAGATATTGACTTCAGATAAAGCGCTTCGTTGCGATCGCTCCTCGGTACCGCCAATCTAGAGTTGGGGCAGGCTAAGCAGCCGCAGGGGCCAACGGTTCTGGCGTTATAAAACCGAATACCTTGGCCACCTCCCTCAGACAACAGCTGAGGGCTAGCCCTGTATCCCAGCATGACGTGGCTTCGACAACTGCATACGCTGAACATCGCTGATCTGCGGGACGTCGGGCAGAAAGCCTATTACCTGGGCTTGCTCGAGCAGCAGGGGCTACCCGTGGCTCAGGGTTGCGTACTGACGGCAGCAGCCTGGCACTACGGTTTGGAGCAGATGGTCTGGCCCAACGGCGACGGCGATCGGCTGGCTCCAGTGTGCCAAAACGGGTTTAAGACTCTACAGCAGAGCAGCCAGCAATGGCAAAAAGCTCTGCGAGACATTCCTACAATCGCGGCGATCGCAGCCGAGGGGCTAGCTTGTCCAGAGCCCGATGGCTTTATCCCCGCCGCTTGGATGCTGCGCGCATCGCTCTGGGTAGATGGTCTAGGCTTAGAGCAGGCAGCGTCTAGATTGCTAAGCCCTGGCCTGTTGTCGGCCCAGATCGAAGCCGACCAGGCAGATTTGGTTGGGGTGCTGCCACAGTTTTGGAGCCAGGCGCTAACGGCTCGCTGTCTACCGGTCTGGGATCTTCACTGCCAGCGACTGCGCGATCTGAGCCTGGCCACACTGGTTATGCCGGTGTATCCAGCCCTGGTGTCCGGCACGCTCATTCTGAGCCAAGAGCAAATTACCGTGACTGCGGTAGCGGGGCTAGGGATGGCTCTCACCCAGGGAGAAGCTATTCCAGCCTCCTGCTGGGTCAGCTCTAGCAAAATCGCTGAAGCCATCTGGCTACCAGGGTTTCAAGAGCGCGTTTACCAGCTCATGCCCGCCTCTAAGTATCGCCCTCGCCCCTTGGCCAGTGCCCAACCCATTCAGGTGATCGAGCGCGATCGCCCCAAGCTGAGTGCCCCCCTCAGCCATGAGCAGCTCGCCCGGCTAGTGCAGGTTGCAGAACGGGCCCATACGGCCATGGGTGAGGCAGGGGTACGCCTAGAATGGCTGCTGCATCCCAGCGCTAACCCCGACCAGCCAACTCTGATCATTACCGAAGCCGGCCCTTGGCCCCATCCTGCAGTGACGGCTGCGGACCCAGTGCGATCCCCTCCAGCCACGGCGCGGGCTCAGCCCCCCCTACTGCCCTCAGCTAGCACAGTCGTACGCGGTATTGGGGCTGCAGCGGGATGCATTCAAGGGGTCGCCGTGGTTGCCCAACAGCCCCAAGACTTGCCGAGACCGCTCCCCGCGGGCTGCATTGTGGTGCTGCCTGACCTGCAACCCGATGTCTTTTTTCAGCTGCCATCGGTAGCGGGCATTGTCACCGAGCGCGGCGGCGCCACCTGCCATGCGGCTATTTTGGCGAGAGAGGTCGGCATTCCGGCGGTGGTGGGTGCCCCCCACGCCACTCAGCTGCTAGAGAGCGGCATGGTGCTATGGCTAGACGGCGATCGCGGTGTGGTCTATGGCCTCACTGACGAGGCTGCCGCGTCATTTCGTCCCCCGGTGGCCCCGGCACCTGAATCGCTACCCACCGATCAACCGGGTCGCTACCACCGACTGCGCACCCATGTCATGGTCAACCTCAGCCAGCGCCAGGGCCTGGCCAACCTTTCTCTCAACCATGTCGCGGGTATTGGACTACTGCGATCGGAATGGCTACTGCTGGAGGTGCTGGAGGGGCGCCACCCGTGGGACTGGGTCAACCAGGGTCAGGAAGCAGAGCTGCAAAGTCGACTGGTGCAGCAGTTAGAGCCGATTTTGCAGACCCTAGGCCCCAGACCCTTACGCTACCGCAGCCTCGATCTGCGATCGCACGAATGGCAGGCCCTGCGGGGCAGCCCTCCAGTGGAACCCAATCCGATGCTGGGGTTACGCGGCACCCTGAGCTACGAGATTGACGATCGCCTATTTCAGGTTGAGCTGAGGGCATTAGCCACCCTGCAACAGGCTGGCTATGGCAACCTACAGCTGATTTTGCCCTTTGTTCGCAGCGTTGAAGAAGCCATTGCTTGCCGCCAGCGAGTCGAGCGCGCTGGCCTCACCGACACCACCGGCTTTGCGCTGTGGATCATGGCCGAGGTGCCCTCGGTGCTGTTTTTGCTGCCCGCCTACGCTCAGGCGGGTATCCAGGGCATTGCCATCGGTTCCAACGACCTCACCCAGCTACTGCTAGCCATCGATCGCGACCAGCCCACCATAGCCTCCGCCTACGACGAGCGCCACCCGGTAGTGCGCCTAGCCATGGCCCACCTGGTACAGGAGGCCCGCCGCAACGGCCTGCTCTGCTCGATCTGCGGCCAGGCTCCGGTACGCCACCCCGAACTGATCGCCGACCTAGTCGGCTGGGGAATTAACTCCATTTCGGTAGAAGCAGCGGCTCTACCCTTTACGCTGGAGGCAATTTGGCAGGCGGAGAATGGTGGGGAGAGTGAGGGAGTGGGGGGGTGAAGGATGGTTCTTGCGAAGCCGTTGGTGTAGGTTTCTGAGAGAACAGTAGGGACAGAGCAACGTTGTCCAGGGTTGGGAGGGAATTGGCCCAACAACCGGCAGGGATGACCGATAATAACAACGTTGTGCAGACCATTACCCCCTATGTCTCTTCCTTCTAACCTCGCCACCCTAGACGGTGCCCCTTTGGCTCCCGAGGTGCTAGCTGACAAGGTAATTCTCTTTGTAAATGTGGCCAGCAAATGCGGCCTGACGCCCCAGTACAGCGGCCTGGTAGAACTGGATAAGGCCTACGGCGATCGCGGCCTTGTGATCGTAGGCGTGCCCTGCAACCAGTTTGGCAAGCAAGAACCCGGCAGTCCTGAGGAAATCAAAGATTTCACCAAAACCAAATACGACGTTGACTTTACCCTGCTCGAAAAGCAGGATGTCAACGGCCCCGATCGCAGCCCCCTCTACCAGTTTCTCGTTGGCGAAGGCCCCGACATCGGCTGGAACTTTGGCAAGTTTTTGGTCGGTCGCGACGGCCAGGTGATCGGGCGCTTTGAGCCTCAAACCCCTCCCAACGACCCCGAACTCAAAGCTGCGATCGAGCAGGCCTTAGGCTAAGGTGCGATCGCGTTCAAAGGAGCATTCCTGGCCCGAGGCAACTTAGAGCCGGTTTACAGGTTAGACCGTTTGAACGGTTCAACCTGTAAACCCAAATAGCAAAGTCAGGGCTTTGCGATCGGCCTAAACCTTCCTTGAGGCAAAGATCACGGCGACAGCACGTCCCGCAGCAGGTCTTGGTGCATCAGGGCGCGATCCACTCGCGAACTGATTTGTTCAGGCGACAGCGGGTCGCCGTTGGCATATACCTCTAGCCAAGCTTTGGTCATTTGCTCAGGGGTATCTGGCCAGCGGTGGCTCACTGCCTGAGGGTTGAGGTCAAACCCCGGCAGATCGAGGTCGGTCATCAGGTGGCTGACCTTGGGGTCGTAGCTGAGCCCAAAGCAGCGACAGCCCTCAGCCGCCGCCATAATCAGGGCGTGCAGCCGCATGCCCAGCGTCATCTCGACGCCACGAAACAGCCCCTTGAGCTGGTGTGGGTTATCTAAAGCATAGATGCGGCTAGGGCCAGGTAGCCGCGGCTGAATGTATTCGGCAATGGGCATGTCTTTGCTCGGCTGAAAGGGCACTAGCAGCAGGCAGGTCTGGGTCGCCTTCTGAAACGAGGCTAGAGCTTGGGTGAACTGGTCTAGGCGACTTTCGGTCAGCCAGGGGTGGGGACGCAGGGCAACGGCCACCCGAGGGGCAGGCAAATCCCATAGTCCGTTTACTGGCGCGGCATCCAAAGCCCACACTGGGTCTGGGGCCTGCATACCCGGCACCTGCCAGCGAGCCAGCCACGCTGCCGACCCGTTGTCTCTCACGCTGACGGCATTGCAATGCCCCAGGGCGTAGCGACCCAGCCCCTGACTGAGAGGGTGGTTGAGAGGGCCAATACCTTGCCCCCAGGCAATAGTTTTGAGCCCTAACCACTGAGCTAGCACCATCAGCCCGCCATAGTAAATGGGGTTTTGCAGACTGGTGGCATCTTGCAGCAGACTGCCACCGCCCCAAATCAGCACCTCAGCCCCCCGCAGAGCGCGAATGACTGGCCCCAGAGCCTTGCGGGGCACAGTTTCTACACCATAGCGCTGGGCGGTTTCGACGGGGTTGCCCGACAGCACCACGGGCGTTACCCCCGCAGGCAGCATTTGCAGCAGGGTAGCGAGTAGAGCTTCATCGCCGCCGTTGCCCATACCATAGTAGCCACACAAAACCGCTCGCATGCTCACCTGCCCCTGGTTAACCCGTGGGTTAAACGCTATACGCCATACACTGACCTCTCTACAATAGAGGCTGTTGTTACGCCCTGAACTCCATGCACGCGCTCTCGCTACCCACCTGGATGATTCATATTTCAAGTGTGCTGGAGTGGATGGCGGCGATGTGGTTTATTTGGCAATTTGCCACCGTGACCCAGCGGCCCGTGTGGCGCTGGCTGGCGATCGGCATGTTTCCTGCTTTGGTGAGCGCCATGGCCGCCTGCACCTGGCACCTATTCGACAATGCCTCTGGTCTAGCCTGGCTAGTCACCCTACAGGCCGCGATGACCGTGATCGGCAACTGCACCCTATGTCTCGCCGCCTGGTGGATCTGGCGACAGAGCAGCATTTCAGCCGCCAGCCCAAAGTGAGCCCAAAATTAATACTTGAGAACGCTAAATGTGGCAGGCTCCAGCGGTCTAGGGTTCAGGGTTTAAGGTATACGGTTCAAGGACTGCTGTGAACCTTAGACCCTCGCCAACCCATCACCATCGGCTTGGCAGACTACTAGTGAACTTTGGGATTACGAATTTCGAATAAAAGATTGTCTACCTAAACTCTCCTACCTATCTACTCCCCACTCCCCTCATGCTCGACAAAAACACTCTCTTCGCCATGTCCCTCTTCCCCTACCTAGGGTTTCTCTGGTTTATGAGCCGTACCCAGGAGACACCGCGGTTGGCGCTGACTGGCTTCTACGCGCTGCTAGTGTTTGTGGCAGTAACCATTCCAGCAGGCATTTATGCCAAGGTGGGACTCGGGCAGGAGCTGGCCAACGTGGACTGGCTCCACGGCAGTGCAGAGGCGTTTTTGACGCTGTCAAATATTCTTGTGGTGCTGGGGTTTCGCCAGGCGGTTGTGCAGCATCGAGCTGGGGCGCAGGTGGAGGGCGATTAGGTGCGAAGGGATGCGGATAGGGTAGTAGGGAAGGGTAAGGAGATCAGCATCAAGATTGTGCTTCATTCTTCTATCGCCTCATCCCCCTATTCCCTCATCTTCCCCATCTGTCCTATCCCAGGCCGATCAGCTCCTCGGCGGTGCTGGGGTGAATTGGCAGGGTGGTATCAAAATCGGCTTTGGTGGCACCCATGGTCACGGCGATCGCAACCCCCTGCATGAGCTCTGCGGCGTGGTTGCACACCATATGCGCCCCTAGCACTCGGTCGGTAGATTTTTGCACCACTAGCTTAATCAGGCCCTGGGGCTCTCGGTCAGAGGGCCGGTAGTACAGAGGCTGAAAGCGGGAGCAATAGGTTTGAATTTCGTCTTTGCCAAACTTTTTGGCGGCTTCTGCTTCGGTAAAGCCAACGGTGCCCATCTCAGGTGTGGTGAACACAGCGGTAGGAATGGTGCCGTAGTCGAGGGTGACGGCTTGGTGGCCAAATTCGGCGTCAGCGAATAGGCGGCCCTCCCGGATCGCTACGGGGGTGAGGCTGACGCGATCGATAACATCGCCGATAGCAAAGATGTGGGGGACGGTAGTGCGGTAGTGGGCGTCGACGGCGATCGCCCCGTGGTTAAGGGTGACACCGGTATTCTCTAGCCCTAGGCCCTTCACGTTGGGGTTGCGCCCGGTGGCCGCCAAACTCACCGCATCGCTGAGTACGGTCTTTTGCCCCTGCTCGGTAGTCACGGTCAGGGTTAAGCCTGACTCGCCGGGGGCGATCGCAATCTGTTCGCTGTGGGTCACCATCGTGATGCCCTGTCGCTGCATCGCCCCGTGAATTTCGTTGCGTAGATCGTCATCAAAACCGCTCAGGACTTTGTCACCTTGAATAATTTGGGTAACTTCGGTGCCCAACCCAGTGAGAATGCTCGCAAATTCGCAGCCGATATATCCACCGCCAATAATGACCATGCGCTTTGGCTGCTGGGGCAGATGAAAGATATCGTCGGAGGTGATAGCGTGCTCAATACCAGAAATGTTGTCGGGCCGGGTAGGTTGACCGCCGGCAGCAATCAAAATTCTGGCGGCGGTGACGGTGGTTTCACCCATAGCTAGGGTGTGCTCATCGACGAACTGAGCCTGGTGGCGAAAAATTTCTACACCTGATTTGTCGAGCAGGTCTTGATAGACACCCCTGAGGCGCTGCACTTCCTGATCGACGGCGGCGATTAGGGTGGGCCAGTCAAACTGTCGCTCGCCGACAGTCCAGCCGTAGCTGGTGGCCACTTCAGCCTGTTCTGCAAACTGAGCCGCATACACCATCAGCTTTTTGGGCAAACAACCGCGATTGACGCAGGTGCCACCCAGCTGCCTTGCCTCCACTAGACCCACATGGGCACCGTGGCTGGCAGCCCGCCGTGCCGCCGCTATACCGCCAGAGCCCCCACCAATTACCAGTAAATCAAAGTCGTAGGTCACAGCATTTCCTAGGGTAGTATCGCTCTCTAGGATTGACCGCAATCTATCTTAAAAACATCCTCAGTTAGGCACAGTTTACGGCGATCGCCTTCAGGAGCGCGATTGCCAGGTAAACCGCTCACCCTGAGCTATGAGCCATGAGACCAAACGCTTTATTGAACAGCCTCAGCAGCGGTAAAGGCCATTTGCCAGAAGTCGGCTTCGAGATCAGCCACCTGCAAAAAGGCGGCTTCAGTCTGGGCCTCAACCTCTGGGCTAGCGGTGGCCAGGGCGGCATCGGCCTGGGTTGCCAGCAGGTGCACGTAGTCGGTAAAGCCGGGATTGCCCCAGCGATCGGCGAACTCGGTGTAGGGCTCGGGCATGGGGCCGGGTAGCTGCCAGCCCTGATTGTAGGCATACTCAATGGCCCATAGAGCAGTAGCCTGCACCGCATAGGGCTGCTGGGCCAGGCCAGCCATAAACTCACAGTAGCGCTGGCAGGTGGGCTGGGGTGAGGTAGACAGGTCGAGCGATCGCTCGGCGGCCTTAGCCTCAAACCACAGCAGCTCGTCTTTCAGAGCACCCAGCCCTGCCAGCAGCCCATCAATGTGGTCATCGGGGGCTGCCCCCAGCACCCGCCCCACCATGCGGGTAAAGTCTTTGACAAACAAAAAATCCTGCACCAGCCAGGTGTTGAACTGAGCGGGATGCAGAGTGCCGCTTTGACAGCCGGTTAGAAACGAGTGGGTAGTGGCGCTGTGCCAGGCGGTGGGGTGGGCTTGCAGGAGAGATTGACAGGTCAGAGGCATGGAAATTTTCTTAGGGATGAGGGGTATTGGGGATTAGGTATAGGGTTCGGGTTTCAACTTGGCCTGACACCTTGTACCGCACACCCTACACCCTACACCTGCCCCCTGACACCCCACATCCCATCGCCTAATTCGGCACGATCTCGGTCACAACGCGGCCCCCGTCAACCACTATGGTCTGATCATCAATGCGGCCTACAGCGCGCACACCGTTGAGGTTGACGTTGGGGTTGACCTGGCGATAGTTAACGCCACCCTCAGCGACTAAGGTTTGGGTGTCTACGTTCCAGTTGAGGCGATCGCTGGTCATGCGGGCTTGGTTAGCTTCGCCCACAGCCACTACATCTTGGGAGAGAAAAATTTGCTGCGCCGCCAAATCCATGCGGCCCTGGCGGGCGGTAACCCTGATTTTATTTTCGGGATGGATCAGAGTGAGGGGCTGGTTGACGGTTACCTGCTCTTCGGCCACCTGCCAATCTAGAGCTTCGCTGGCCATATTGAGCGGAATATCCAGCATCTGCATGGCCACCTGCCCGCGCAGGTTTACCAGCTGCGTAGCTAGGTTTACCGTGCCGCGCTGGCCAACTACCACATCGGTAATCGCGTTTTGCTTAAACTGCTCTACCCGCAGAGGTTGAGCACTGTCGATGCGTTCTTCCTCCCAAAACCAGGCGAGTTCCTGGGCCTGCAGCTTCAGCCAGGGCTCGGTTTTAGAATCGGCCACCGTACTGGCTACCACGTTACCGGCTAGCTCCATGCGGTTTTCGCGGTTAAACACCCGCGCCTCGTCGGCCACAGCCCGCAGCTGCGGGTGGGTACCGGTAATTTGGTCGCGCATGATCAGCACATCGTTCTGAGGCCGCCACTCCATTTCGTTGCCCCGCAGCACAGAGCCATTCTTAACACCAGTGGCCACAATATTGCCGCGCAGCAAAATTACGCTGCCGTTTTCGCGCACCTCGCCGGTGTCGGCCACCACTTGATAGATAACTTCGCCGTCCTGAAACAGGTCGCCATCGGGACGCGTAATAAACGCTACCTGCTGGTCAGGGCTGTAGGTGACCTCCTTACCCTTAACCCGCCAGAGCAGCTGCCCCTGCTCATCGGGCTGCTCTAGGGTGACATCCCGCAGGGTCAGGCCCGGTGCTGGGTCTCCAGCAGCCGGGCCTTCAGTGTTCGGCTTTGGGCCAAACCCAGGACCGATCAGGCTATACAACCCCACGGCCAGAGCTGCGATCGCAGCACCACTAATCATCAACTGCCGCCATCGTGCCATGGTGCTGCGCCTGTAAACACTACTCGCTGATTGTCACGCCGTCATCTACCGCATCGTCGGCAGCCGCTAGGTTAGACAGAGGGCGGTAGGTGTAACTGTGACCTGCAGAGTTGCGGGGCATTTTTCTGATGTCGTCTTTGATCCCTTCGAGATCGATGTAGCGATCGGCCACATTGATCAAACTATCGCTGGTCATCGATCGCAGACTCACCACCTCGACCCGCGCCCCCCGGTAGCTAGCGGCATCGGCAGCGTAGGCCAGATCGCCATCACCGCTGACCAGCACAGCGGTGTCGTAGTAGCCGACCAAGGCCACCAAATCTACCGCTATTTCGACATCGAGATTGGCTTTTTTCGAGCCGTCGGGCAGCTGCACCAGGTCTTTGGCAATCACCCGGTAGCCGTTGCGCCGCATCCACAGCAAAAAGCCCTGCTGCTTTTCGTTCGTGCGGTCTACTCCAGTGTAGAAAAACGAGCGGAACAGCCGCGAGCCAGCCGTGAGCTTGCACAGCAGCTTGGTGTAGTCAATCTCAATGCCCAATTGCAGAGCCGCGTAGAACAGGTTCGAACCATCAATAAAAATGGCTACCCGACCCCGATTTTCGAGCACTTGCTCAGGGGTGAAGATGGCGTCTTCGCCAAGTAAAGAGTGGTTGTTTAAGGAGTGGCTGTGACTATCTAACATGGGTTTTTATTAGGGTGTTAAATCGATTTGAAAACAAGCGAGCTAAAAACAAACGTGAAACGAGATGGAGCGGTTTTAGGCTAGGGGCTGCCCACGGGTTCGGGCAGTTCCAGGCGCTGAAATACGGGGGAGGCTTCTCCCAAAATCTGAGCAGGGGGCAAATAGCCCCAGGCAGCATGGTCGGCATAGCTAATCTGCTGACCGATGGCTTTGTCGTCAAAATCTATGGCAAAGCCGAGCTGAGCATAAATTTGGTTGCTAATGCCAGGGATCATCGGTGACAGCAAGTAGGCGGCCTGCCGCACCGACTCCAGCACGGCGTATAGAACGGCTTCGGTTTCGGCCTGTTTGCCCTGTTTATAGAGACTCCAGGGAGCTTGCTCATCAAGGAACTTGTTGCTGGCCTGCACTAGCGCCAAAATTGCGGTACAGGCTTGGCTAAAGGCCAGGTGAGTGTAAGCCTCAAAGACAGTTTTAGGCAGCGCTGTGCCGATCGCCCGCAGAGAATGGTCAGCCGCAATGCTTTGCGGATCAACGTCAGGCACATGGCCATCACAATAGCGCCCAGCCATCTTCAAGGTGCGGTTGAGCAGATTGCCCAGATCGTTGGCCAGGTCAGCATTCAGCACATTGATGAAGCGGGTTTCGTTAAAATCGCCATCCTTGCCAAACTCGATTTCGCGCAGAAAGTAGTAGCGCACCGCATCGGGGCCGTAGGTTTCCACCAGTGCCACTGGGTCCAGGGTGTTGCCCTGGCTCTTGCCCATTTTTTGGCCGTCTTTAGTCAAAAAGCCGTGGCTAAATACCCGCCCTGGCAGCGGCAGCCCCGCCGACATCAGCATGGCTGGCCAGGAGATGGCGTGAAACCGCAGAATGTCTTTTCCGGTCAGGTGAATATTAATAGGCCACCACTTGGCCACTGCCTGCTCCAGGCTCGGTGGTTCGCTGGGGTCTTGCAGAGCCGTCAGGTAACCTAGTAATGCGTCAAACCAGACATAGAGGGTTTGCTCAGGATCGGTAGGTACCGGAAAACCCCAATCGAGGTTGATGCGCGAAATTGAGAAGTCTTGCAATCCCTGTTTCACAAAGCCCAGCACCTCGTTGCGACGGGCCTCAGGCTGAATAAAGTCAGGCTGATTAGCGTAGAGCTGCTCTAGCTGATCTTGATATTTCGACAGCTTGAAAAAGTAGTTTGACTCATCACGCCACTCCACCGGCTTGTTGGTGTGAATGGCGCAGTGCTGGTTGGGCAGCAGATCGCGCTCTTCTTTAAACTCTTCGCAGGAAACACAGTACCAGCCCTGCTGCTGGCCCTTATAGATGTCTCCCTGATCCCACAGGCGCTGAAAAAACTCGTTGACGATGGTGTTGTGGCGGGGGACAGTGGTGCGAATGAAGCGATCGCAGTCGATGTTCAGCAATTCCCACAGACGCTCAAACCCAGCCACAAACTCGTCGCAATGTTCCTGGGGTGAAACACCGCGCTCTTCGGCAGTGCGCTGAATTTTTTGGCCGTGTTCATCGGTGCCGGTAATCATCAGCACCGGATGCCCCATCAGCCGATAGAATCGAGCCACTACGTCGGCGGCAATGGTGGTGTAGGCGCTGCCGATATGGGGCAAGCCGTTGACGTAATACAGCGGCGTAGTAATAGCAAAGGGCGGTTGGTCGACAGGGGTAAAAGTCATACAAAAACTGAAACATCAGCCCACTCAGGGGCCCAGAGATAACAGCAACGATCGGCGCGCTAGCCTCTAGACAAAAGGCTGTAGACTAAACCCGACAAATACTAAGGATAGCAGCGCCAGGAAAAAGCTAAACCGAGGCCCCTTGCAAACCCAAAAGCCCAAGCTAG contains:
- a CDS encoding DUF3593 domain-containing protein, with product MLDKNTLFAMSLFPYLGFLWFMSRTQETPRLALTGFYALLVFVAVTIPAGIYAKVGLGQELANVDWLHGSAEAFLTLSNILVVLGFRQAVVQHRAGAQVEGD
- the gorA gene encoding glutathione-disulfide reductase, translating into MTYDFDLLVIGGGSGGIAAARRAASHGAHVGLVEARQLGGTCVNRGCLPKKLMVYAAQFAEQAEVATSYGWTVGERQFDWPTLIAAVDQEVQRLRGVYQDLLDKSGVEIFRHQAQFVDEHTLAMGETTVTAARILIAAGGQPTRPDNISGIEHAITSDDIFHLPQQPKRMVIIGGGYIGCEFASILTGLGTEVTQIIQGDKVLSGFDDDLRNEIHGAMQRQGITMVTHSEQIAIAPGESGLTLTVTTEQGQKTVLSDAVSLAATGRNPNVKGLGLENTGVTLNHGAIAVDAHYRTTVPHIFAIGDVIDRVSLTPVAIREGRLFADAEFGHQAVTLDYGTIPTAVFTTPEMGTVGFTEAEAAKKFGKDEIQTYCSRFQPLYYRPSDREPQGLIKLVVQKSTDRVLGAHMVCNHAAELMQGVAIAVTMGATKADFDTTLPIHPSTAEELIGLG
- a CDS encoding TenA family transcriptional regulator — its product is MPLTCQSLLQAHPTAWHSATTHSFLTGCQSGTLHPAQFNTWLVQDFLFVKDFTRMVGRVLGAAPDDHIDGLLAGLGALKDELLWFEAKAAERSLDLSTSPQPTCQRYCEFMAGLAQQPYAVQATALWAIEYAYNQGWQLPGPMPEPYTEFADRWGNPGFTDYVHLLATQADAALATASPEVEAQTEAAFLQVADLEADFWQMAFTAAEAVQ
- the lptC gene encoding LPS export ABC transporter periplasmic protein LptC — encoded protein: MARWRQLMISGAAIAALAVGLYSLIGPGFGPKPNTEGPAAGDPAPGLTLRDVTLEQPDEQGQLLWRVKGKEVTYSPDQQVAFITRPDGDLFQDGEVIYQVVADTGEVRENGSVILLRGNIVATGVKNGSVLRGNEMEWRPQNDVLIMRDQITGTHPQLRAVADEARVFNRENRMELAGNVVASTVADSKTEPWLKLQAQELAWFWEEERIDSAQPLRVEQFKQNAITDVVVGQRGTVNLATQLVNLRGQVAMQMLDIPLNMASEALDWQVAEEQVTVNQPLTLIHPENKIRVTARQGRMDLAAQQIFLSQDVVAVGEANQARMTSDRLNWNVDTQTLVAEGGVNYRQVNPNVNLNGVRAVGRIDDQTIVVDGGRVVTEIVPN
- a CDS encoding NYN domain-containing protein, whose product is MLDSHSHSLNNHSLLGEDAIFTPEQVLENRGRVAIFIDGSNLFYAALQLGIEIDYTKLLCKLTAGSRLFRSFFYTGVDRTNEKQQGFLLWMRRNGYRVIAKDLVQLPDGSKKANLDVEIAVDLVALVGYYDTAVLVSGDGDLAYAADAASYRGARVEVVSLRSMTSDSLINVADRYIDLEGIKDDIRKMPRNSAGHSYTYRPLSNLAAADDAVDDGVTISE
- the metG gene encoding methionine--tRNA ligase, which produces MTFTPVDQPPFAITTPLYYVNGLPHIGSAYTTIAADVVARFYRLMGHPVLMITGTDEHGQKIQRTAEERGVSPQEHCDEFVAGFERLWELLNIDCDRFIRTTVPRHNTIVNEFFQRLWDQGDIYKGQQQGWYCVSCEEFKEERDLLPNQHCAIHTNKPVEWRDESNYFFKLSKYQDQLEQLYANQPDFIQPEARRNEVLGFVKQGLQDFSISRINLDWGFPVPTDPEQTLYVWFDALLGYLTALQDPSEPPSLEQAVAKWWPINIHLTGKDILRFHAISWPAMLMSAGLPLPGRVFSHGFLTKDGQKMGKSQGNTLDPVALVETYGPDAVRYYFLREIEFGKDGDFNETRFINVLNADLANDLGNLLNRTLKMAGRYCDGHVPDVDPQSIAADHSLRAIGTALPKTVFEAYTHLAFSQACTAILALVQASNKFLDEQAPWSLYKQGKQAETEAVLYAVLESVRQAAYLLSPMIPGISNQIYAQLGFAIDFDDKAIGQQISYADHAAWGYLPPAQILGEASPVFQRLELPEPVGSP